One segment of Nocardioides sp. QY071 DNA contains the following:
- a CDS encoding DUF6049 family protein: MVRRRSRLLAGLATALALGVALPGVALPAHAIPDAAPRHAEYDPPLEISIDALTPGLLPTSGPLVVSGTVTNVDLETWQRINLYPMFGSTAPAMTTEEELSSAVATDPEAEVGQRYTDDLAVRAEVDSLGPGESTDYTIRIPQRVLRLMFATPTTGVYWFGVHALGENADGRDKLADGRARTFLPYVAPGAGEPVDTAVVVPLRGRVAHSADGELGRTSWWEEALAPDGTLGGPLAFGAAGNTRPVTWLVDPALPDAVSQLAAGNPIREIAPVAPVDEPSESDSPSPSESQSDDAGEGGDDGAEVGGATLEPDSTLVRAAQTWLDKAGSVLPDDTVALLPYGDPDLAAAAHALPSLYDTARKHPSPTLAAWGIEGTPVVASRNGYLDAGAIENVDDDATVLLGEQMFGAEDYPDGPPVGGLVGSRPVVPTSTATAKGGPGPDRALAPVALRQRLLSEAAIRMIAAHGGRPAPIVDVLPSGIDAADASEFWSQLDPALVSLVSLPTITHTNDLAAGADGAGRQIDPDDLTYPEGQVAAQLDTSVFSEAGAFIRAGRSLQSILGEGYTIGDTVVGEALAGTSYAMRDDSDAAPRLGRSRDWVTGQLDMVTLDAPQGVTLSSSSGSFNVAIANTLDHAVTVRIEAATDSEATIRAANPIVLAANSRSSVPISADMHGTGVHNVRLRLTDADGTPIGAEDELPIRSGQVGVVIWAIIGTGAGILFVAIGIRLVRRFRSRGQGSGPGEPGEVTA; the protein is encoded by the coding sequence GTGGTCCGCCGTCGTTCTCGCCTGCTCGCAGGTCTGGCGACCGCTCTCGCGCTGGGTGTCGCGCTGCCCGGTGTCGCGCTGCCCGCGCACGCGATCCCGGACGCTGCGCCGAGGCACGCGGAGTACGACCCGCCGCTCGAGATCAGCATCGACGCGCTCACGCCCGGGCTGCTGCCCACCAGCGGCCCCCTCGTCGTCAGCGGCACGGTGACCAACGTCGACCTCGAGACCTGGCAGCGGATCAACCTCTACCCGATGTTCGGCTCGACCGCCCCGGCGATGACGACCGAGGAGGAGCTCAGCTCCGCGGTCGCCACCGACCCGGAGGCCGAGGTCGGCCAGCGCTACACCGACGACCTCGCGGTCCGCGCCGAGGTGGACTCGCTCGGGCCGGGGGAGAGCACCGACTACACGATCCGGATCCCCCAGCGGGTCCTGCGCCTGATGTTCGCGACACCCACCACCGGCGTCTACTGGTTCGGCGTGCACGCGCTCGGCGAGAACGCCGACGGGCGCGACAAGCTGGCCGACGGACGGGCCCGGACCTTCCTGCCGTACGTCGCCCCGGGCGCCGGCGAGCCCGTCGACACCGCCGTCGTGGTGCCCCTGCGCGGCCGGGTCGCGCACTCGGCCGACGGCGAGCTGGGTCGCACCTCGTGGTGGGAGGAGGCGCTCGCGCCGGACGGCACGCTCGGCGGGCCGCTCGCGTTCGGTGCCGCCGGCAACACCCGGCCGGTGACCTGGCTGGTGGACCCCGCGCTGCCGGACGCGGTGAGCCAGCTCGCCGCCGGCAACCCGATCCGCGAGATCGCCCCGGTCGCCCCCGTCGACGAGCCGTCCGAGAGCGACAGCCCGTCGCCCAGCGAGTCGCAGAGCGACGACGCCGGCGAGGGCGGCGACGACGGGGCCGAGGTCGGCGGCGCGACCCTGGAGCCCGACAGCACGCTCGTGCGGGCCGCCCAGACCTGGCTCGACAAGGCCGGCTCCGTGCTGCCCGACGACACCGTCGCCCTGCTCCCGTACGGCGACCCCGACCTCGCCGCCGCGGCGCACGCCCTGCCGAGCCTCTACGACACCGCACGCAAGCACCCGTCGCCGACGCTGGCCGCCTGGGGCATCGAGGGCACCCCGGTCGTCGCGTCGCGCAATGGCTACCTCGACGCCGGCGCGATCGAGAACGTCGACGACGACGCGACCGTGCTGCTCGGCGAGCAGATGTTCGGCGCCGAGGACTATCCCGACGGCCCGCCCGTGGGCGGCCTGGTGGGCAGCCGGCCGGTCGTACCCACGAGCACCGCCACCGCCAAGGGTGGCCCGGGACCCGACCGGGCGCTGGCTCCGGTGGCGCTGCGCCAGCGGCTGCTCAGCGAGGCGGCGATCCGCATGATCGCCGCCCACGGGGGACGGCCGGCCCCGATCGTCGACGTCCTCCCGTCCGGCATCGACGCGGCCGACGCCTCCGAGTTCTGGTCGCAGCTGGACCCGGCGCTCGTCTCGCTGGTGTCCCTGCCGACGATCACGCACACCAACGACCTGGCCGCGGGCGCCGACGGCGCCGGGCGCCAGATCGACCCCGACGACCTCACCTACCCCGAGGGCCAGGTCGCCGCGCAGCTCGACACCAGCGTGTTCAGCGAGGCCGGCGCCTTCATCCGCGCGGGACGCTCGCTGCAGAGCATCCTGGGCGAGGGCTACACGATCGGCGACACCGTCGTGGGCGAGGCGCTGGCCGGCACGTCGTACGCCATGCGCGACGACTCCGACGCCGCGCCGCGGCTGGGCCGCTCGCGCGACTGGGTGACCGGCCAGCTCGACATGGTGACCCTCGACGCGCCCCAGGGGGTCACGCTGTCGAGCAGCTCCGGCAGCTTCAACGTCGCCATCGCCAACACCCTCGACCACGCCGTGACCGTGCGGATCGAGGCGGCCACCGACTCCGAGGCCACCATCAGGGCCGCGAACCCGATCGTGCTGGCGGCCAACAGCCGCTCGTCGGTCCCGATCAGCGCCGACATGCACGGCACCGGCGTCCACAACGTCCGGCTCCGCCTCACCGACGCCGACGGTACGCCGATCGGTGCCGAGGACGAGCTGCCGATCCGTTCGGGTCAGGTCGGGGTGGTGATCTGGGCGATCATCGGCACGGGCGCCGGCATCCTCTTCGTCGCCATCGGCATCCGCCTGGTCCGCCGCTTCCGCTCGCGCGGCCAGGGCAGCGGCCCCGGCGAGCCCGGCGAGGTCACTGCGTGA